In Methanofollis fontis, the following proteins share a genomic window:
- a CDS encoding FIST signal transduction protein, which yields MDPKAVVFFSSSVFDPASISAGMNQGFAGARVFGCTTAGEIISGKMLKNSLVAMALDAETVEDIDLQVVEDLKDPNSVYAAFTRFKDHFGVSMKDLDFQKYVGMILIDGLSGAEERTMEKIGDLTDVTFIGGSAGDDLQFSSTHVFADGKTYTNAAVLAVIRPSKGFGIIKTQSFVTLDNVLTPTKVDEANREILEFDGMPASRAYAEALGTTVEDAVNHFMRHPVGLVAGEEIYVRSPQQIQDGKIRFYCNVNEGMELSLLESTDIIEDTASALDGNVSSMEGVSALINFNCILRTLELEANGATDDYGRLFAEIPTIGFSTYGEEYIGHINQTATMLLLK from the coding sequence ATGGATCCGAAAGCGGTGGTCTTTTTCTCGTCGTCGGTGTTTGATCCCGCATCGATCAGTGCAGGAATGAACCAGGGCTTTGCGGGCGCCCGTGTTTTTGGTTGCACAACTGCAGGAGAGATTATCAGTGGAAAAATGCTGAAGAACTCCCTTGTTGCCATGGCTCTTGATGCAGAAACTGTGGAGGACATCGATCTCCAGGTCGTCGAGGACCTGAAGGATCCAAACAGCGTTTATGCCGCTTTCACCCGGTTCAAGGATCACTTCGGTGTTTCGATGAAGGATCTTGATTTCCAGAAATATGTCGGGATGATCCTGATCGATGGCCTCAGTGGTGCCGAAGAGAGGACGATGGAGAAGATTGGCGACCTGACCGATGTCACCTTCATCGGCGGTTCTGCAGGGGACGACCTCCAGTTTTCTTCAACTCATGTGTTTGCTGACGGGAAGACCTACACAAATGCTGCAGTCCTTGCAGTGATCCGGCCCTCAAAGGGATTCGGGATTATAAAGACCCAGAGTTTCGTCACTCTTGACAACGTGCTCACTCCGACAAAGGTGGATGAAGCGAACCGTGAAATCCTAGAATTTGATGGAATGCCTGCATCACGGGCATATGCCGAGGCCCTCGGGACGACGGTGGAGGATGCCGTCAACCACTTCATGCGCCATCCGGTTGGTCTTGTCGCGGGCGAAGAGATCTATGTCCGGAGTCCGCAACAGATCCAGGACGGGAAGATACGGTTCTACTGTAATGTCAATGAAGGTATGGAGCTCTCCCTCCTGGAATCGACCGATATCATCGAGGACACGGCGTCTGCGTTAGACGGGAATGTGTCCTCGATGGAGGGGGTGTCGGCGCTGATCAACTTCAATTGCATTCTGCGAACCCTCGAACTTGAGGCAAATGGAGCGACAGATGACTATGGCAGGTTGTTTGCCGAGATCCCCACAATCGGGTTCAGCACCTATGGCGAGGAGTATATCGGTCACATAAACCAGACGGCTACAATGCTGCTCTTAAAATAA
- a CDS encoding methyl-accepting chemotaxis protein has protein sequence MESEVHLEEKETPIDLEGITDHAPPSEGEHHLNHIPTPVLVTDTDYTVRFINHAGANLIGEPREACIGQKCYDLFCTPLCNTPQCALSRAIEENLTVHTDSVARLPSGDNPIRYTATPYTDQKGDLIGTVGSITEIADEYLALSEMMNLQEEIQAGNTHARLEPLLFQGETVQRMVQEINATLDAITEPLNIAITSTGQISNGQMLEEISTEYQGQYATLVNNINRCRDGYAALDTVASALRQVAVNDYTCPLNGRYPGIIAEIAESISMIQQQGRDTVERIERIADGDLSDLESLKTNGNHSEDGTFTPALIRMMEVIENMNIDFELLTDAIAAGKITTRIDTAHHQGRYRTIVQSINTALDMLTGPYSEINRAISDIDSSTRETGRGTAEIAKATQKVAITSQQCAELNAQFMGKIEEIERQISDLSASNEEIASSSIEVLERTEQTVLHGKDGVKLGQETREKMASVEEISQQSVRDISELNAQMTEISKIVKLINDIASQTNLLALNAAIEAARAGEHGRGFAVVAGEIRNLAGESKKASQNIEDLIASIIANTNKTAANMEKGYYEISIGVESVNRTIEALNNIVSGAEAASCDIGEIAKAIDGQASVANQIMQAMENGTALNRENLDNIQELAAISEETSASTEEIGGATYELSTITGRLKETMGKFEV, from the coding sequence ATGGAATCTGAAGTCCATCTGGAGGAAAAAGAGACACCGATTGACCTGGAGGGTATCACCGATCATGCGCCACCATCGGAGGGGGAACACCACCTCAACCATATCCCGACGCCCGTGCTTGTAACCGATACCGATTACACGGTCCGGTTCATCAATCATGCGGGTGCCAATCTGATCGGAGAACCCAGAGAGGCATGCATCGGTCAGAAATGCTATGACCTCTTCTGCACCCCACTCTGCAACACCCCACAGTGTGCCCTTTCACGTGCGATTGAGGAAAATCTCACCGTACACACAGATTCGGTTGCCCGCCTTCCATCCGGGGACAACCCCATACGCTATACAGCCACACCATACACAGACCAGAAAGGAGACCTTATCGGTACCGTCGGAAGCATCACCGAAATTGCAGACGAATATCTGGCATTGTCTGAGATGATGAACCTGCAAGAGGAGATCCAGGCAGGAAATACTCATGCCCGCCTTGAACCCCTCCTCTTCCAGGGCGAGACCGTTCAGCGGATGGTGCAGGAGATCAATGCAACCCTGGATGCGATCACCGAACCCCTGAATATCGCCATCACCTCTACCGGACAGATCAGCAATGGACAGATGCTCGAAGAGATCTCTACAGAATATCAGGGCCAGTATGCAACACTGGTGAATAATATCAACCGCTGCAGAGACGGGTATGCAGCCTTGGACACCGTAGCATCAGCACTCCGGCAGGTTGCCGTCAATGACTATACCTGCCCCCTCAATGGCCGGTATCCAGGCATCATCGCTGAAATTGCAGAGAGCATCAGCATGATCCAGCAGCAGGGGAGGGACACAGTCGAGCGGATAGAGAGGATCGCAGACGGGGACCTCAGCGATCTCGAGAGCCTAAAAACCAACGGAAACCACTCAGAGGATGGCACCTTCACACCGGCACTTATCAGGATGATGGAGGTGATCGAGAACATGAATATCGATTTCGAGTTGCTCACCGATGCGATCGCTGCCGGTAAAATCACTACACGGATCGACACGGCGCACCATCAGGGCAGATACAGGACAATTGTACAGAGCATCAACACCGCCCTGGACATGTTAACAGGCCCCTACAGCGAGATCAACCGGGCAATATCAGATATCGATTCCAGCACACGTGAAACCGGCAGAGGGACGGCCGAAATTGCAAAGGCCACCCAGAAAGTGGCCATAACAAGCCAGCAGTGTGCCGAACTGAATGCCCAATTTATGGGGAAAATAGAGGAGATTGAGCGGCAGATCAGCGACCTGTCCGCATCCAACGAGGAGATCGCCAGTTCATCGATAGAAGTGCTTGAACGAACCGAACAGACAGTCCTCCATGGAAAAGACGGCGTAAAACTGGGCCAGGAGACCAGAGAAAAGATGGCGTCGGTCGAGGAGATATCCCAGCAGAGCGTGAGGGACATATCTGAACTCAACGCCCAGATGACCGAGATCAGTAAGATTGTCAAGTTGATCAACGACATCGCCAGTCAGACCAATCTCCTCGCATTGAACGCCGCAATTGAAGCTGCCCGTGCAGGTGAACACGGGCGCGGGTTCGCCGTTGTCGCCGGAGAGATCAGGAACCTGGCAGGAGAGTCCAAAAAAGCCAGTCAGAATATCGAGGACCTGATCGCATCCATCATTGCAAACACCAACAAAACAGCGGCAAATATGGAGAAGGGATATTATGAGATCTCCATAGGGGTGGAGAGTGTAAACCGGACCATCGAGGCATTGAACAATATTGTCAGTGGTGCAGAAGCGGCAAGTTGCGATATCGGCGAGATTGCCAAGGCGATCGATGGACAGGCAAGTGTCGCAAACCAGATCATGCAGGCAATGGAGAACGGGACGGCATTGAACCGTGAAAACCTGGACAATATCCAGGAATTGGCGGCGATCTCCGAAGAAACCAGCGCCTCGACCGAGGAGATTGGTGGAGCGACATATGAACTGAGCACCATCACAGGACGTCTCAAAGAAACCATGGGGAAGTTCGAGGTCTGA
- a CDS encoding chemotaxis protein CheW has protein sequence MATVDVVKFQLGDSLYALDIHLAQEIVEMLPITPVPRAPPHLAGIVNLRGEITRIINLNKTLGLEADNTRENRKIIVLAPEASNGSSVGMIVDDVHSVIQAAETEVDRTLSDESYIKGIIKSIEKNGPEGDESGDLIIWIDIQRVLQELVERNES, from the coding sequence ATGGCAACAGTCGATGTCGTAAAATTTCAGCTTGGCGATTCACTCTATGCCCTGGATATCCATCTCGCACAGGAGATCGTCGAGATGCTGCCGATCACACCGGTGCCCCGTGCACCCCCCCATCTGGCAGGTATCGTCAACCTCCGGGGCGAGATTACCAGAATTATCAACCTCAACAAAACACTCGGCCTTGAGGCTGATAACACCAGAGAAAATCGAAAAATCATTGTTCTTGCTCCAGAGGCCTCAAATGGCTCCAGTGTCGGGATGATTGTAGACGATGTGCATAGTGTCATCCAGGCAGCCGAGACAGAGGTCGACCGGACGCTGTCAGATGAGTCATATATCAAGGGGATCATCAAGTCCATCGAGAAAAACGGCCCAGAAGGAGACGAATCCGGCGATCTGATCATCTGGATAGACATACAGAGAGTGCTTCAGGAACTGGTTGAGAGAAACGAATCATAG